A window of Nonomuraea angiospora genomic DNA:
GCCACCGGCCAGCCCACCAGGACGGCGCTGTCCAGCTCGGTGGCCAGCGCCACCGGGTTCATGACCCCGACGACCGCGAAGCGGACGCCGCCGATCACCACCTGCGTGTCGGCCCCGATCGAGCCCACGCCGAGCCGCTGGGCCGCGGCGGAGCCGAGCACGGCGGCCGGGTAGCGTTCGGTGGCGGCGTTGAGCCAGGTCCCGCTCCGCAGAGTCGCGCCGACGGTGGCGGGCAGGTCGAGGCGGGCCGCGTACGTGGTCATGCCGCCGGTCTGGGCCTCGGGGATCTCCTCCGACCGGTAGACCTTGGCCTCGGAGATCTTCCCGATCGACGAGACCTTTTCCACGGGTCCGATGCGCTCGATCATCGCCTCCGCGTCCTTCGGCATCTGCGCGGCCTCGCCCATGAGCGTGGTGCCGGACGAGACCGTGAGCAGGTTGGTGCCGAGCGCGGAGAGCGTACGGTCGAGCTCGGCGCCCGACGAGGACGACAGCCCGACCACGCTGACCATGGCCGCGATGCCGATGGCGATGCCGAGCGCCGACAGGAAGGCCCGCAGCGGTCGCGTGCGCAGGCCGACCGCCCCGACGCGCATCACGTCGCGGGGCCGCATCCTGGCCGGCGACAACTTCGGCCGGGCCACCTCCAAGACGGCCATCACACCGCCTCCTGCGGGACCCGCGCGGTGTCGGAGATCAGGCTGCCGTCCCGCATCCGCACCTGCCGGGGCAGGCTGGCGGCGATCTCCCGGTCGTGCGTGATGATCACGATGGTGGTGCCGCCCGCGTTCAGCTCGTGCAGCAACTCCATCACCCCCGTACCCGACACCGAGTCCAGGGCCCCGGTGGGTTCGTCGGCCAGGAGCAGCGGCGGGTCGCCCGCCACCGCCCTGGCGATGGCCACGCGCTGCCGCTCGCCGCCGGACAGCTCGTGCGGCTCGTGGTCCATCCGGTGCCCGAGCCCCACCCGTTCGAGCGCCCTGGCCGCGCGGCGGCGCCGCTCCGACCTGCTCAGGCCGGTGTAGACGAGGCCGTCGGCCACGTTGTCCAGCGCCGGGACCTTCGCGGCGAGGTGGAACGACTGGAACACGAACCCGATCGTGGTGGCCCGCAGCGCCGACAGCTGGTTGTCGGAGAGCTTGGAGACGTCGTACCCGTCGATGTGGATGGTCCCGGACGTGGGCCGGTCGAGGGTGCCGACGACGTTGAGCATCGTCGACTTGCCCGAGCCGGACGGCCCGACGATGGCGACCAGCTCACCGTGCTCGATGCGCAGCGAGACCGACCGCAGCGCCGCCACCCCGCCGGGGTAGGTCCTGGAGACGTCCGTCAGCGCGATCATGGGGTACGTCATTTCGGCATCCCCACGGTCATGCCCTCGGTGAGCCCGTCCCCGCTGACCTCGACCCGGCCCCCGGCGAACAGCCCCGTCTCGACCTTGATGTAGCGGGAGCGGCCCCCTTCGACGACCTCCAGGCCGTAGCCGCCCTCCCGCAGCGCCACCAGCGCCGCGACCGGCACGGTCAGCACGTTCTTGCGCTGGGAGGCCGTGAACGTCACGTCCACCGCCGCCTTGTCCAGCCCCTTGGCGGACTTGGAGTCGCCGATCGAGACGAGCGCCTCGACCCGGGTCTGCGGCTCGGCGTTCTGGCCCTCGCCCGGCTTGACGACCGTGGCCACCTCGGTGACCTTGCCCCGTACGTCCTTGCCGTCCGGCAGCGTGACCTGGACCTTGGCGCCCTTCTTGGCCATCCGCTGGTCCTCGGCCTCCAGCTCGACCGTGACCACCTTGGACGTGCCCGTATAAGTCAGGACCTTCTGCCCGGGGGCGGCCGGCTGGCCCTCCTCGGACTCCAGGCTCTCCACCCGTACCTTGCCGGGGGCGAAGACGACCCGGCCCAGCTCGACCACGCCCGTCTCGTCCAGGCCGCGGTCCTCCTGCCACTCCTTGACGGCCTCGGCGGTGTCGTAGGTGTACTCGTCGTCGACCGTGAAACCGTCGTAGCCGAGCTTCTTGAGGTTGCGCTCCAGGTTCTCGACGTCCTTGCCCTCCACGCCGGGCTTGAGGTCGCGGTAGGCGGGCGTGTCGCCGTACATGAGCATGACCGGCTGGTTGTCCACCCGGTACAGCGACCGCCCACGGGTGATCTGGGCGCCGCTGTCGGGCAGCCAGGTGATCGTGCCGGGTTTCCTGCTCATGGCCGTGGTCACGGGGCCGTAGCCGAGTTCGCCGTCGGCGTCCCTGGTGTCGTTCAGGGTCTGCCTGGTCACCGGGGTGGTGGCCGGGGGCAGGGCGCCGGCCGACCGAGTGGGGCCGGCGTCGCCCTTCAGCAGGCCCGCGCTGTTGATCGCCACGAACCCGCCGCCCGCGGCGACCAGCACGATCAGGAGCCCGGCGACCACCTTGCCCCGGCCGCGCCGGCGGCGCGGCCGGGAAGGCGGAGAGCCGGGCTCCGCCTTCCCGTCGATGGTGGCCATCCCCATCACATGCCTCCCATGCCCGCCTCAGAGAGCTCCTTCTCGCACTTCTGCTGGGCGGACTTGAAATCGGGGTCCTTGCCGACCTCGGCGTTGATGCGCACCATGCCGCCCTCGGGGTCGGGGTAGGACTCGACGCCGTTGTCGCGCATGCACTGGGCGACCTTGCGCAGCGCCTCGGCCCTCTGGGGGTCGATCTTGCCGCCCTCCCCGCCCATCTTCGGCGCGTACTGCTTGCACGCCTGCTGGGCCGCCTCGACCTTCTCCTGCGGGACGCTGCCGTCGAACTTCATCATCATGCCCTTGCCGGGCTCGGGGTCGGGGACGTCGACGCCGTTCTCGCGCATGCACTGGGCGAACTTGAGCCCGCGCTCGTGCGGGTCCTCGCTGGGCTTCGCGCCGGCCGCGGTCTGGCTGCCGTTGCCGGACACCGACGCCACGCCGGAGCCGCCGCCGTCGCCGCCGCCTGAACCGCAGGCGGCCAGGGCGAGAGTGAGCGCCAGGGCCATCGCGCTGAGGGCTGGTCCTCGCATGGGTGTTCTCCTCCGTCGAATGAACGTGGTTCGAGGAGAGATGCAATAGGGGCCGCTGTTTCCTCAGCGTTTCCGCCAGCTGTTTGTTCTGGGGCTTATTTTGAGCAAATGCCGTCTACGCCACACTCGGCTCCGTAAGCAGAAGAAAGGTGCACGATGCGGGTGCTGGTGGTTGAGGACGAGCCGCTGCTCGCCGACGCGATCGCCGAGTGGCTGCGCGAGGAGACCCACGCGGTCGACCTGGCGCACGACGGCGAGGCCGCGCTGGAACGGATCGCGGTCAACGACTACGACGTGGTCGTGCTGGACCGCGACCTGCCGCGCGTGCACGGCGACGACGTGTGCCGGGAGCTCGTCGCGTCCGAGCGCGACGCGCGGGTGCTGATGCTGACCGCCGCCGTCCAGCTCGACGACCGGGTGACGGGGCTGTCCCTGGGGGCCGACGACTATCTGTCGAAGCCGTTCGCGTTCCCCGAGCTGGCCGCGCGGGTCCTCGCGCTGGGACGGCGCTCGCGCCCGGCCGCGCCGCCGGTGCTACGCAGGGCCGGGATCACGCTGGACCCGGCACGCAGGGAGGTCTTCAGGAACGGGCGGTTCGTCCCGTTGTCGAAGAAGGAGTTCGCCGTCCTGGCGGAGCTGATGCGGGCGAACGGCACCGTGGTCTCGGCCGAGCGGCTGCTGGAGAAGGCGTGGGACGAGCACGCCGACCCGTTCACGGGCGCGGTCCGGCTCACCATTCTCAAGCTGCGCCGCAAGCTCGCCGACCCGCCGGTGGTGGAGACCGTGCCGGGTGTCGGGTACCGGATCGCATGAGCTTCCTGAGGCGGCTCGTACGGCCGCGGCCCACGCTGCGGCTGCGGCTCACCCTGTTGTACGGCGCCCTGTTCATGCTCGCCGGGCTGACCCTGCTCGGCGTCACCTATCTGCTGTTCAACCAGCAGCTGACGCAGTCGTTCGAGAGCCGGTTCATCGCCCCGCCGGGCAAGTCCAAACAGCTGTTCTTCGTCCAGGACGGCGTCGAGCTCTCCGGCGAGGCGGCGTACGAGTGGATGCGGCAGCAGGAGCTGGAGCTGCGCGGCGCGGCCATCACGTCACTGCTCACGCAGGGCGTGATCGCGCTGGTCGTGGTCGGCGGCGTGGCCGTCTGGCTCGGCTGGGTGGTCGCCGGGCGGGTGCTGGCCCGGCTGCACCGGGTCACCGAGACGGCGCGCAGGATCGCCGCCGCGCCCATGGCCGAGCGCGGGCTGCACGAGCGGATCGCGCTGGAGGGGCCGGACGACGACGTCAAGACGCTCGCCGACACGTTCGACACCATGGTGGAGCGGCTGGACCAGTCCTTCGACGGGCAACGCAGGTTCGTGGCGAACGCCTCCCACGAGCTGCGCACGCCGCTGACGCTGAACCGGGCGCTGGTCGAGCTGGCCATGCACCGCCGTACGGCCTCGGCGGAGATCAAGGAGCTGGGCGAGAGCCTGCTGGAGATCAACGCCCGCCACGAGCGGCTCATCTCCGGGCTGCTGCTGCTGGCCAGGTCGGAGCAGGAGATCACGGACCGCTCCCCGGTGGACCTGGCCGACGTGGTGACGCACGTGGTCAGGCAGACCGCCGCGGACGCCCACGACTCCAAGGTCACCGTGTACGAGGTCGCCGCGCAGGCGCCCACCGTCGGGGACGCCCTGCTGCTGGAACGGCTGGTGCACAACCTGGTCGAGAACGGCATCCGGCACAACCTGGACGACGGGACCGGGTGGGTGCGGGTGGTGAGCCGGATCGTGTCCGGCGACTCGGGCAGCTCGGGCAGCTCGGGCAGCTCCGGCGGTTCGGGCGGCTCCGGCGGCTCGGGCGGCTCCGGCGGCTCGGGCGGCTCCGGCGGTTCGGGCGGCTCCGGCGGTTCGGGCGGCTCGGGCGGGAGAGCCGAGGTCGAGGTCAGCAACACCGGGCCCGGCGTGCCGCCGTACGAGATCCCTCAGCTCTTCAAGCCGTTCCACCGGCACGGGGCCGAGCGCGTGATCACGGCCAGGAGCGCGGGGCTGGGATTGTCGATCGTACGGTCGGTGGCGTTGGCGCACGGCGGTGACGTCCGGGCGCAGCCCCGGGAGGGCGGCGGCCTGGTCGTGACCGCGTCCCTGCCGCTCATCCCCCACTGACTCGATACTGTCGGGTGTCATGGAGATCTGGATCAATCCGGCGTGCTCGAAGTGCCGCTCCGCACTGTCCATCCTGGACGCGGAGGCCGCCGAGTACACCGTGCGCCGCTACCTGGAGGACCCGCCCGACGAGGCCGAGATCCGCGCGGTCCTGGCCCGGCTGGGGCTCGAACCATGGGACATCACCAGGACCGGCGAGGCGCGGGCGACCGAGCTCGACATGGCCACCTGGCCGCGCGACGCGGAGGCCCGTGACCGGTGGGTCCGGGCGCTGGCGGAGAACCCGATCCTGATCCAGCGACCGATCATCACGGCCGACGACGGGACGACGATGATCGCCCGCTCCGAGGAAACCGTCCGCTCCGTGCTCCCCTGACCGTTTCCCCGCAGACCACCGCCGACCCCGGTCAGCACCGCCAGGGGAAGCGCACCACCGCCACCCCTGGTCAGCGTCGTAGACCACCGCCAACCCCCGTATGGATCGCCCGGTCGTCAGTTGACGCAGTCCTGCGTATTGAGGCCGAGCGCCAGCTCGTAGACCTTGCCCTTGGAGAGCAGGAACGAGTAATAGGCCTTGGAGTTGCCGGGAACGCCCACGTACGGGTAACCGCTCGCCGCCGTCTTGACCCCGGGGTACGCCTTCTTGATCTGCGTCATCGTGGAGCCGAGGCCGATGCCCTCGGGCGTCTTGACACCCTTCGCGGCGAAGATCAGGGCCACGCCGCGCTTCTTGGAGATGTACAGGCCCACGTTGTCCTTGCCGCTGGGCAGGGCCTTCAGGTCCCAGCCCGCGCACGAGCCCGCCTCGCCGGCCTTCTTGAGCACGACCGCGCCGGTCGCCTTGGCCTGCTTCTCGCTCATGCCGAGCCGGACCTTGCCGTAGCCGTACGGCCCCAGCGTGGTCTTGGCGGACTGAGCGGACGCGGACTGGGCGAACGCGGGCGCGCCGGCGGTGAGCAGTGCCCCGCCTGCCAGGACCGCCACAAGCACCTTCATCACGATGATCTCCCCTGTGTCGAACGGTACGCATGCTTCGAGTGGCGGACCCGGCAGAAAGTTCATCCGGTTTCCTCACGGATGCGCCACACCGGCGGCCCGAGCAGGCTCCCGGCGGTGACGACCACGGCCACCACGGCGCCCGCGCTCAGGACGGGCCCGCTGCCCAGCAGCGCCGCCGCGGGACCCGCCAGGCCCATGCCGACGGGCGCCGCCACGAGGGCGCCGAGCATGGTGACGGAGGTCGCGCGGGCGACGAATTCCTCGGGGAGGTGGCGCTGGATCGAGGTGGTCTGGAGGACGTTGTAGACCACCACCTCCATGCCGGCGGCCGCCGCCGCGAGCGCCAGTAACCAGAGCGGGGCGGGGATCGCCAGCAGCGCCGGGAGCGGGGCCATCAGGAGGAAGAAGAGGAGCGCCGCGACCACGGGCCGCCCCGGCCGCCAGCGGGCGCCTGCGAAGCCTCCGGCCAACCCGCCGACGGCGTACGCGATGCCGATGGCCGACCAGGCGGGCGCGCCGCCGAGGTGCTGGTCGGCGACGTACGGACCGAGGACCAGGATCGGGGAGACCACGAGCATGTTCGTGAGCGCGCTGTGGATCGTCCACATCCACAGCCACCGGTGCCGCGAGAACTCCGCGAAGCCGCCGCCGATGCCGGCCAGCACACCGCCGCTCGGACGCGGTCGTCCCGCCTCGATGGGCAGGCGGTACAGGAAGGCCGCGCTCACCAGGAACGTCAGCGCGTCGACCAGGATGGCCCAGCCCGGCCCGACCAGCGCCACCAGGGCTCCGGCGGCCCCCAGCGCCAGGATCGACGCCGCGCTCCTGGAGATCGAGATCAGGGAGTTGGCCGCCTGCACGTGCTCCCTGCCGGCCAGCCCGGTGACGAGGCCCGCCGCGGCCGGGGTGAAGAACGCCGCTCCCACGCCGGCGATCAGCTGCAGGACGATCAGCATCCAGAGGTGCGCGGCACCGGTGAGCAGCAGGACCGCCGTGATGCCGTGTGCGGCGAAGCGCGTCAGGTCAGCGAGCAGCATCACGGTCCTGCGGGAGAACCGGTCGCCGACCGCGCCACCCAGCAGGGTCAGGAGGATGACGGGCAGCCGGGTGCTCAGGACCACGATCCCCAGGTCCACTGGTGATCCGGTGAGGTGCAGGACGGCGAACGCGACCGCCAGCGGGGTCAGCGAGTCGCCGAACGCGGAGGCGGTCTGACCCAGGTAGTAGCGCCGGAACCCCCTCGCCGCCAGCGGCGCGAACATCGAACGCGACCGCGCCGAGGCCGGGCCGGTGTCAGGCGCCGCGAGGTGGCGAGCGGCGTCTGCGGCGGGATGGTGGGTCTCGCATGCGGCGGGATGGTGGGTCTCGCATGCGGTGGGGTCGAGCGGCTGGGGCTCGGTTGTGCTCCGGTGGCTGCGATCGGACACCGTGCCCCCTTTCGACGCGCGCGCGTGGCATCGGCACCGCCCCTGGTCGCCGGTGCCGGTCCGAAGATCCGGGGACACTCTGCCAGGCCGTACCGACAGTTTCGGGGTGGTCAGGCCGGGGCGTAGTGCGCGTTGACGGCGGGCTGGCCGGTGTAGTTGGGGCCGGCCTGGTCGTCCGCGCCCAGGTAGCGGTACGGGAGGTCGAGGCGGATGCGGCCCCGGCAGCTGATCCTCCTGGTACGCCCGTCGTACGTCATCCCTTGCGAGCGCAGGGCGTTGGTCAGGCGGCGGCCGGCGGGGGCGCCGTCCGGGAGGCGGATGCTGCGGATGTCGAAGTTGGCGACGAAGAGGCCGTCTTCGGTGAGCCAGTCGGCGGCCTTCGCCAGGAGCGCAAGCTTGTCGCCGATGTAGTGCAGGCCGTGCACGCAGGTGATGAGGTCGAACGGGGCATCGGGGCGCCAGGTGGCGGCGGAGGCGGCGATCAGTCGCAGTCGTGGCGGTCTCGGCGGGCAGGCGAAGAAGTCGACCAGGTCCACGCCCACGATCTCGGCGTCCTGTCCGAGCTGTGCGGCGGCCTCGTTGAGGGCGTTCGCCGTGCCGCAGCACAGGTCCAGCCAGCGCGCCGGGCGGGCTTTCGTGGCGCGGAGCACGTCGATGACGTCGATGCCGAGCTCGCGGTTGTAGGAGGGGAGGCGGCGTTCGCGGTTCATCAGGCTGTTGGCCACGACGGGCGAGTCCTCCAGCTCGTCGTCCATGGTCAGCGGCATGATCGCACCCTTCTGGCCGCGCCCCGGGCTACCGGAAGGTTTCCGACAGATCCGGAACTTCGCCACAAATCCGCATGCAGTCGCTATCGTACGTAACGATCACCCGCCCCCGCCTCAGGAGTCACTTCTCTCATGCCGCAAGTCGAACCGCTGCGGGAGGATGACCCAGCGACAGTAGGGGCATACCGCCTGTACGGCCGGCTGGGCGCGGGCGGCCAGGGGACCGTCTACCTCGGGCAGGCCCCCGACGGGAGCCCCGTGGCGGTCAAGGTGCTGCGCGAGGGTGCGGGGTTCGACGACAGGCTGGCGAAGGAGATCGCCGCCGCGCGGCGGGTGGAGCCGTTCTGCATCGCGCAGGTGCTGGACGCCTCGCTGGGCGGCCCACGGCCGTACATCGTGACCGAGTACGTGGAAGGCCCCTCCCTCCACCAGGCCGGCCGCCACAGCGGGGCCGACCTGCAACGGCTCGCCGTCGCCACGGCCACCGCGCTGGCCGCCATCCACCAGGCGGGCATCGTGCACCGGGACTTCAAGCCCGCGAACGTCCTGCTCGGGCCCGGCGGGCCGCGCGTCATCGACTTCGGCATCGCCCGGGCCATGGACGACGCCCTCACGCATACCAGCAGCATCGTCGGCACGCCCGCGTACATGGCGCCCGAGCAGCTGGCGGGGCAGTCGGTGGGGCCGGCGGCGGACGTGTTCGCCTGGGCGTCGGTCATGGCGTGGGCGGCCAACGGGACGCCGCCGTTCGGGCAGGACACGCTGCCGGCCATCATCAACCGCATCCTTCACAACGAACCCCAGCTCGGCGACCTCCCGCCTCCGTTACGGGGCATCGTGTACGACTGCCTGGCCAAGGATCCGCATGCCCGGCCGACGATGCGGGACGTCATCCTGCGGCTGTTGAGCGGGCAGAACTCCGGGGGGCAGCACTCCGGGGGGCAGCACTCCGGGGGGCAGCACTCCGGGGGGCAGGGCTCGATGCCCGGAGTCCCCCAGGGGGTGGGGCCCGGTCCGATGCCAGGAACCGCATGGGGGCCAGGGCAGGGTCAGGTGCCGGGCCAGATGCCGGGGCACGGGTCGAGGCAGGGTCAGGTGCCGGGGCAGGGGGCGGTGCCAGGCCACGGGCCGGGGTCAGGCCACGGGCCGATGCCGGGGCCAGGGCGGGGTCAGGTTTTCGGGTCTGGGAACGGGCCGATGCCGATGCAGGGGTCGGTGCCCGGGCAAGGCCCGATTCCCGGGCCGGGCCACGGGCCGGGGCAAGGACCGGCGACTGGGCCAGGGCGGCGGAGGACGGCTGGGCGGCGGGTTGTGCTTCCGGTGGCCGTAGGGGTGTCGGGTGTCATGGTGGTGGCGCTGGTCGGCGGCGTTGTCTGGCTTGCCCCCTGGTCGAAGCAGCCCGTCCAGGCGTCGTTCGCCGCCGATCAGCCCAGCCCGTCCGCCACCACCAAGACCACGCGGCCCCCGGCCACGAAGACTCCGTCCCGGAAGATCCGCAAGACCACCCCCGAACCCACCCCGAAGATCACCCCCAAGGCCACACCCACGACACCGGCGGCGACGCCCACCCCCAAGCGCACCACGGCGCGTCCCACCGTGACTCCCACCCCCACCAAGACCACCAAGAAGCCGGTCGCGAACGCCAGGGTCAGCATCCTCGAGATCGAGCTGTTCGGCGGCCCTGGCCAGAGTCAGGGAAGCGGCTGCTACATGCCGCCGATCCACTTCCAGACCAACGTGGAGGCGACCCGGCAGGAGGTGTGGGTCTCCTACACGTGGCTGCTGGACGGCAAGGCGGTCTCGCGGAGCAGGTCGTGGGTGTCCAAGGGCGGGTACACCGCGTTCGCGTCGACCTCCGGCCAGTACATGCTCAAGGCCGGACGCCACACGGTCGCCCTCAAGGTCACCTCCCCATCGGCGGCGCAGAAGAGCGTGTCGTTCAACGTCTGTGCCATCCCGACATGATGACGCCGGAGGCCATCGGCCCGTATCGGGTGGTCAAGCAGCTCGGCGAGGGCGGCCAGGGCGTGGTCTACCTGGCCACCGCACCCGACGGCACCCCGGTGGCCGTCAAGGCGCTGCACGAGGGGCTGCCGGGTGACGGCCGGTTCGCGAAGGAGATCGCGGCCGCGCGGCGGGTGGAGCCGTTCTGCATCGCGCAGGTGCTGGACGCCTCGCTGGGCGGCCCACGGCCGTACATCGTGACCGAGTACGTGGAAGGCCCCTCCCTCCACCAGGCCGGCCGCCACAGCGGGGCCGACCTGCAACGGCTCGCCGTCGCCACGGCCACCGCGCTGGCCGCCATCCACCGGGCCGGCGTCGTCCACCGGGACTTCAAGCCCGCGAACGTGCTGCTCGGACGCGACGGGCCGCGCGTCATCGACTTCGGCATCGCCCGGGCCATGGACGCGGCGCTGACCCGTACCAGCAGCGTCGTGGGGACGCCCGCCTACATGGCGCCCGAGCAGTTCATGGGCGCCGCCGCGGGTCCGGCGGTGGACGTGTTCGCGTGGGGGGCCGTCATGGTGTACGCGGCCACGGGCGCCCCGCCGTTCGGCAACGACTCCGTGCCCGCGGTGCTCAGGCGGATCCAGTACGAGGAGCCGCAGCTCGGCGGGGTGCCGGAGCCGCTGCGCTCGATCGTGTACGCCTGCCTGGCCAAGGATCCGGCGGCCCGGCCCGCCATGCACGACGTCCTCTTCCAGCTGATCGGCGGTCAGGCGCCTCCTCCGTCTCCAGGCGGTCCGGCAGGTCCGCCGGCCTCGGGCTCAGCACCCCTGGGCTCAGGGCACGCGGGCCCGGCGGCGTTTCCCGGTCCGGCGGCGTCTCCAGGAGCGGCGGCGTTCCCAGGCGGCCCGGCGCACGTGGCCGCCCCAAGCCCGGCGTACCCAGGAGCGGCGGCGTTTCCGGGGCCGGTCGGGTTTCCGGGAGGGTCCGCGCATGGGGCCGGCCCTGGTCAGGTGCCTTTCCCTGCCGGACCAGGGCCAGCGCATAGGGCCGGCCCTGGTCAGGTGCCTTTCCCTCCCGGACCCCATGGGCCGGGCCCGAGCCGGAGGGGGCCCGGGCAGTATCCCGGCGGGCCGTTTCCGCACCAGCCGCCGATCGCCCACCTCCAGACCAACCCCGGACGGGCGGCCTCCGGCAACGGGCGCGTCCTCGCGTTCCTGGCCGGCGGGACCGCGGTCGTCGTGACCGGTGCCGTGGTGGCCGCCTGGGCCTGGGCGCCGTGGTGGCCCGGCCGGGCCACCACCGCCAACATCGTCACGGCCTCCACCCCGACCGTCTCCGACCCGGGCACGGGGGCGAAGGGGTCCGCCAAGACCCCGCACCCCTCCAAGACCGCCAAGACCCCGAAGACCCCGAAAACTCCCAAGACCTCCACGACCCCCAAGGCCACCGCCCCGACCCGTCCCACCGCCGAGCCCACGGTCAGCCGAACGACCGAGCCCACCACGAGGCCCAGCACCTCCAAACCGACCGAGCCCACCACGAGGCCCAGCACCTCCAAACCGACCGCGACCAGCGGCGGCGGGGTGAAGTCGGTGACCTTCCGGTTCGAGGGCTACAAGCTGAGCGACTGCTGGCGTAACGACACGAACATCTGGGCCACGGTCTCGGCCACGGGCACCTACAGCTACCGATGGCTCGTCAACGGCCAGAACCAGGGCAGGCAGGAGGGCACGGCGTCGTCGAAACCCCTGCTGCCGTCCATCACGTGGAAGGGCGCCGGCACGTACAACGTCGTCTTCGAGGTGGTCACCCCCACGAGCTTCAGGAAGAGCGCCACGGTGAAGATCTGCAGCAACAGCGAGAGCTGGGGCGAGGAGTGGCCGGACTAGCCTCGGCCCTTGGCCAGCAGCTCCTCGAACGTGGTCGCGGGGTGGCCGGTGAGCGTGGGGATCCCGTCGTCGACCCCCTCCAGCTCACCGGCGGCGATGGCCTCGTACGTCGACACCCACGCCGCCACCTGCCACCCGGGCGCGTTGTAGCCGCGCCGGGACTCGTACGCCTCTTCGACCGTCTCCGGGTGGTACGTGATCGTCCGCCCGGTCGCCCTGGTCAGCGCGGCGGCCACCTCGTCCAGCGTCAGGGCCTGCGGCCCAGTGAGGTCGTAGGTCGCGCCCTCGTGCGCGCCCGGGTCCAGCAGGACGGCGGCCGCCGCCTCCGCGATGTCGTCCTGGGCCACCGCCGCGACCCGCCCCTGCCCGGCCGGGCCGCGGATCACGCCGTCCTCCCCCGCCATGCCCGGCAGGAAGTCGGCGTACAGGTTGTCACGCAGGAAGGTGAAGGGCAGGCCGCTGTCTCAGATGTGCTGCTCGGTGGCCCAATGGTCGCGCGCCAGTGTGAACGTAGCGTCCGGGGCGGCACCGTAGAACGAGATGTACACCAGGTGGTCGACCCCGGCGTCGCGCGCGGCGTCCACGAAAGTGCGATGCCGGTCGAGGCGGTCGGCGCTCTCCGACGCGGACACGAACAGCACGGTCGAGGCCCCTTCGAGGGCCCGCCGCACCGCGCCGGCGTCGCCGTACTCGGCGCTGACCGCCCTCGCGCCCGCGAGCGGGGCGACGCGGCCGGCCTGCCGTGAGACGAGCCGCTGCTCGGCCCCGGCGGCGGCGAGCAGCGCGGCCACCC
This region includes:
- a CDS encoding NAD(P)H-binding protein; the encoded protein is MGLIVTTGATGRLGGRVAALLAAAGAEQRLVSRQAGRVAPLAGARAVSAEYGDAGAVRRALEGASTVLFVSASESADRLDRHRTFVDAARDAGVDHLVYISFYGAAPDATFTLARDHWATEQHI
- a CDS encoding serine/threonine protein kinase, whose amino-acid sequence is MMTPEAIGPYRVVKQLGEGGQGVVYLATAPDGTPVAVKALHEGLPGDGRFAKEIAAARRVEPFCIAQVLDASLGGPRPYIVTEYVEGPSLHQAGRHSGADLQRLAVATATALAAIHRAGVVHRDFKPANVLLGRDGPRVIDFGIARAMDAALTRTSSVVGTPAYMAPEQFMGAAAGPAVDVFAWGAVMVYAATGAPPFGNDSVPAVLRRIQYEEPQLGGVPEPLRSIVYACLAKDPAARPAMHDVLFQLIGGQAPPPSPGGPAGPPASGSAPLGSGHAGPAAFPGPAASPGAAAFPGGPAHVAAPSPAYPGAAAFPGPVGFPGGSAHGAGPGQVPFPAGPGPAHRAGPGQVPFPPGPHGPGPSRRGPGQYPGGPFPHQPPIAHLQTNPGRAASGNGRVLAFLAGGTAVVVTGAVVAAWAWAPWWPGRATTANIVTASTPTVSDPGTGAKGSAKTPHPSKTAKTPKTPKTPKTSTTPKATAPTRPTAEPTVSRTTEPTTRPSTSKPTEPTTRPSTSKPTATSGGGVKSVTFRFEGYKLSDCWRNDTNIWATVSATGTYSYRWLVNGQNQGRQEGTASSKPLLPSITWKGAGTYNVVFEVVTPTSFRKSATVKICSNSESWGEEWPD
- a CDS encoding serine/threonine-protein kinase: MPQVEPLREDDPATVGAYRLYGRLGAGGQGTVYLGQAPDGSPVAVKVLREGAGFDDRLAKEIAAARRVEPFCIAQVLDASLGGPRPYIVTEYVEGPSLHQAGRHSGADLQRLAVATATALAAIHQAGIVHRDFKPANVLLGPGGPRVIDFGIARAMDDALTHTSSIVGTPAYMAPEQLAGQSVGPAADVFAWASVMAWAANGTPPFGQDTLPAIINRILHNEPQLGDLPPPLRGIVYDCLAKDPHARPTMRDVILRLLSGQNSGGQHSGGQHSGGQHSGGQGSMPGVPQGVGPGPMPGTAWGPGQGQVPGQMPGHGSRQGQVPGQGAVPGHGPGSGHGPMPGPGRGQVFGSGNGPMPMQGSVPGQGPIPGPGHGPGQGPATGPGRRRTAGRRVVLPVAVGVSGVMVVALVGGVVWLAPWSKQPVQASFAADQPSPSATTKTTRPPATKTPSRKIRKTTPEPTPKITPKATPTTPAATPTPKRTTARPTVTPTPTKTTKKPVANARVSILEIELFGGPGQSQGSGCYMPPIHFQTNVEATRQEVWVSYTWLLDGKAVSRSRSWVSKGGYTAFASTSGQYMLKAGRHTVALKVTSPSAAQKSVSFNVCAIPT